In Zingiber officinale cultivar Zhangliang chromosome 8B, Zo_v1.1, whole genome shotgun sequence, a single genomic region encodes these proteins:
- the LOC122015500 gene encoding membrane magnesium transporter-like: MRFGFMVGILGGFLLAHAGYATIQYRGMLKIVEEEFSCPPMNVVIGLLLGLALCIWAALASPAKFKSIHPDSEENRVVSLPANLDFMIFNHRGKVFPSNAEFKLKK, from the exons ATGAGGTTCGGATTCATGGTTGGGATCCTCGGAGGCTTCCTCCTTGCCCACGCTGGCTACGCGACCATCCAGT ACAGAGGGATGCTGAAGATCGTGGAGGAAGAGTTCTCTTGCCCTCCGATGAAC GTTGTGATTGGACTACTACTAGGGTTAGCTCTATGCATATGGGCAGCTCTTGCATCTCCGGCAAAGTTTAAATCAATACATCCGGATTCTGAAGAAAATAG GGTTGTATCCTTACCGGCCAACTTGGATTTCATGATCTTCAATCACCGTGGCAAAGTGTTCCCATCTAACGCAGAGTTCAAGTTGAAAaagtag